From Montipora foliosa isolate CH-2021 chromosome 6, ASM3666993v2, whole genome shotgun sequence, a single genomic window includes:
- the LOC138008748 gene encoding cannabinoid receptor type 1A-like, which produces MNSTTNSSQTYNGTVIYDSSAFDITAYIFIISLLPLAVFTVWSNGLFLVTFYKDPLKCLRTPTAIFIAGLSSANFLTGFIVEPAYVGIVLSIIISGASLDSKSMRVFIRFLEVFSFVTVASSFLIMLALGIVQYLLIKHPRIYNKSVSAKSAVIGIIFIFIYSILFALLPEMTGINKGLLYFIDLLFHYILLTVALVTLYLVVYCQFRKLTERHRNADLQENSEEQGASIEPTESEKQRLQAENDFVYGTIILTTVLIVTVWPFCICVIIAMVYRFTLAIYRAWIISLIILLLKFALDPFVFAWRLRKYRKSLELVWQRMCGCGKPSLPSASYHRGEAEITSPSSEHDDCGVEVTVVDGTGPV; this is translated from the coding sequence ATGAACTCGACTACTAACAGCAGTCAAACTTACAATGGCACTGTCATCTATGACTCTTCTGCCTTCGACATAACCGCATACATTTTTATAATTAGTCTCCTTCCGCTTGCTGTTTTCACTGTCTGGAGCAATGGATTGTTTCTGGTGACATTTTACAAAGATCCTTTGAAGTGTTTACGAACGCCAACTGCAATCTTCATCGCTGGCTTGTCGAGTGCAAACTTTCTCACAGGTTTTATTGTGGAGCCAGCTTATGTGGGCATTGTTTTGTCGATAATCATCAGCGGTGCATCTCTCGACAGCAAATCTATGAGAGTATTTATTCGCTTTCTGGAAGTTTTCAGCTTTGTGACCGTCGCAAGTTCCTTTCTGATCATGCTTGCACTTGGTATAGTGCAGTATTTGCTGATTAAGCACCCTAGAATTTACAACAAATCCGTCAGTGCTAAATCAGCGGTTATCggaattattttcattttcatctaTTCCATCTTGTTCGCGCTGTTGCCAGAAATGACAGGCATTAATAAAGGCCTGCTCTATTTCATAGATCTGCTTTTTCACTACATACTGTTAACTGTTGCCCTTGTCACACTTTATCTCGTCGTTTATTGCCAGTTCCGTAAATTGACCGAACGTCATCGTAATGCAGATCTGCAGGAGAATTCCGAGGAACAAGGGGCTTCTATAGAACCGACAGAATCCGAGAAACAGCGTCTCCAGGCAGAAAATGACTTTGTGTATGGCACTATCATTTTGACTACAGTCCTAATTGTGACTGTTTGGCCTTTTTGCATATGTGTGATCATTGCAATGGTGTATCGTTTCACACTTGCAATCTATCGTGCATGGATAATCTCACTGATCATCTTGCTGTTGAAGTTCGCACTTGACCCCTTTGTGTTTGCATGGCGCCTACGGAAGTACAGAAAGTCCTTGGAGCTAGTTTGGCAGCGCATGTGTGGATGTGGCAAGCCATCTCTTCCATCTGCTTCTTACCACAGAGGTGAGGCAGAGATCACTTCTCCCAGCTCAGAGCATGATGACTGTGGTGTTGAGGTGACTGTTGTAGATGGGACTGGTCCTGTGTAA